The Acidobacteriota bacterium genome includes a region encoding these proteins:
- a CDS encoding 5'-3' exonuclease H3TH domain-containing protein has protein sequence MVEQTVYLIDSSPYIFRAFFSLPSSMRDGEGRPVNAVYGFASFLIRLITEEEPSHLAATFDGRLSESFRNDLYSAYKAQREAPPQELKDQIGLCREIAEALGVATLIDMSYEADDLCGTLAARFAEQGHRAVVVTSDKDLAQLVTDRVSLYDFAKGSHFGPAEVREKFDVAPEQIADYLGLAGDAVDNIPGVPGIGKKTAAALLQGMGTLDAALDRLDEVAELPLRGAKSLAKKLTEHRDQALLSRQLATIVTDAPVAAEMEDLELRGASEEKVDPLFERLGFGATLRDRIPAWA, from the coding sequence ATGGTTGAGCAGACGGTCTACCTGATCGATTCGAGCCCTTACATCTTCCGGGCCTTCTTCTCCCTGCCGTCCTCGATGCGAGACGGCGAGGGGCGGCCGGTCAACGCCGTCTATGGCTTCGCGTCCTTCTTGATCCGGCTGATCACCGAGGAGGAGCCGAGCCACCTGGCGGCGACCTTCGACGGCCGATTGTCGGAGAGCTTTCGCAACGATCTCTACTCGGCCTACAAGGCCCAGCGCGAGGCGCCGCCACAGGAGCTGAAGGACCAGATCGGCCTCTGCCGCGAGATCGCCGAGGCCCTCGGCGTGGCGACCTTGATCGACATGTCCTACGAGGCGGACGACCTCTGCGGCACCCTTGCCGCCCGCTTCGCCGAACAGGGCCATCGCGCGGTGGTGGTGACTTCCGACAAGGACCTGGCACAGCTCGTCACGGACCGGGTGAGCCTCTACGACTTCGCCAAGGGCAGCCACTTCGGGCCGGCGGAAGTGCGCGAGAAATTCGACGTCGCGCCGGAACAGATCGCCGACTACCTCGGCCTGGCCGGCGACGCGGTGGACAACATTCCCGGCGTACCGGGCATCGGCAAGAAAACCGCCGCCGCTCTGCTGCAGGGGATGGGCACCCTCGACGCCGCCCTCGACCGCCTGGACGAAGTGGCGGAATTGCCGCTGCGGGGCGCCAAGTCGCTCGCCAAGAAGCTCACAGAGCACCGCGACCAGGCGCTGCTCTCCCGCCAGCTCGCCACCATCGTGACGGACGCTCCGGTGGCGGCGGAGATGGAGGATCTGGAGCTGCGCGGAGCTTCCGAGGAGAAGGTCGATCCGCTGTTTGAGCGCCTCGGCTTTGGAGCGACGCTACGCGACCGCATACCCGCTTGGGCCTAG
- a CDS encoding hydroxymethylglutaryl-CoA synthase: protein MNSHSLAERPATGIASIGLAFPPLALPVEELATLRGVDPNKYTLGLGCREMALCPKDYGVVDMAVEAARRALDRWDGDRERIALLAVGTETALDMSRPLSAWVAESLGLAGRVRSYEVKHACYGGTLALRQATEWRLSGAARTASGDTQAALVIAADVALYEPEDPGEPTQGAGAVAMVVDGPEVAAIDTASYPYSEPAFDFWRPVGQDFPNVEGPLSLDCYRRAAEACFTAWIGDREPRPALAELAALCFHVPFPKMVKKAVVQMGEALGLAEEEITRLYDGKVAPTMGWNRRCGNAYTASLWIAVAEALRGLDEGRRIAAFSYGSGFGAELLTLAAGPAAAAGAWAADIETDLSHRQRIDAAAYSQLRA, encoded by the coding sequence ATGAACTCCCACTCCCTCGCCGAACGTCCCGCCACGGGCATCGCGTCCATCGGTCTCGCCTTTCCCCCTCTCGCCCTGCCGGTGGAGGAGCTGGCGACCCTGCGCGGCGTCGACCCGAACAAGTACACCCTCGGCCTCGGCTGTCGCGAAATGGCCCTCTGCCCAAAGGACTACGGCGTGGTGGACATGGCCGTCGAGGCGGCCCGGCGGGCCCTCGACCGCTGGGACGGCGATCGCGAGCGCATCGCCCTCCTCGCCGTCGGCACCGAAACGGCGCTGGACATGAGCCGGCCGCTGAGCGCCTGGGTGGCGGAGAGCCTGGGCCTGGCCGGGCGGGTACGCTCCTACGAGGTCAAACACGCCTGCTACGGCGGCACCCTGGCGCTGCGTCAGGCCACCGAGTGGCGGCTCTCCGGCGCCGCCCGGACGGCCTCCGGCGATACCCAAGCCGCCCTGGTGATCGCCGCCGACGTGGCGCTCTACGAACCGGAGGATCCCGGCGAGCCCACCCAGGGCGCCGGCGCCGTGGCGATGGTCGTCGACGGCCCCGAAGTCGCCGCCATCGACACCGCCAGCTACCCCTACAGCGAACCGGCCTTCGACTTCTGGCGGCCGGTGGGCCAGGACTTTCCCAATGTCGAAGGTCCGCTGAGCCTCGACTGCTACCGGCGCGCCGCCGAAGCCTGTTTCACCGCCTGGATCGGCGACCGCGAACCCCGCCCTGCCTTGGCCGAGCTGGCGGCCCTGTGCTTCCATGTGCCCTTCCCCAAAATGGTCAAGAAGGCCGTCGTTCAGATGGGCGAAGCCCTGGGCCTCGCCGAGGAGGAGATCACCCGCCTCTACGACGGCAAGGTCGCACCGACCATGGGTTGGAATCGCCGCTGCGGAAACGCCTACACCGCCAGCCTGTGGATCGCCGTTGCCGAGGCTCTGCGTGGGCTCGATGAGGGCCGGCGCATCGCCGCCTTCTCCTACGGCTCCGGCTTCGGCGCCGAGCTGTTGACCTTGGCCGCCGGTCCGGCGGCCGCCGCCGGCGCCTGGGCGGCGGACATCGAAACGGACCTCTCCCACCGCCAGCGGATCGACGCCGCGGCCTACAGCCAACTCCGCGCCTAG
- a CDS encoding MBOAT family protein, whose translation MVFSSHLFVFYFLPLVLAVYFALPRAARNGALAVASYLFYGWANPVFLPLMLASTVLDYGAGRVIARHGRSVVGRWAVAASVTGNLLMLGYFKYAGFVYSSLTEALGLPPIDGTLFAVTLPLGISFYTFQSMSYTLDLWRGRAEVQKNLVDFACYVSMFPQLVAGPILRYSELADQLVERGHSFAKASRGVAFFALGMAKKILLANPCGEIADACFRTVGLGPLEAWYGAFAYGFQIYFDFSGYSDMAIGLGLILGFAFPKNFDSPYRATSITDFWRRWHISLSAWLRDYLYIPLGGNRRGRLPTYRNLALVMLLGGLWHGAAWTFVAWGAFHGGLLATERLIRERGWAERWRRWLPAPLQVSPLKMAGTFLLVTLGWVLFRAEDIAAAGRYYRSMFGLSEASAAAGLLSGIVYVPALTVPFALAAVIVWRSPQTWDWSRVLTPLRAVAALGLFAASLAVLELQGHNPFIYFIF comes from the coding sequence ATGGTCTTCAGCTCCCACCTCTTCGTCTTCTACTTCCTGCCGCTGGTGCTGGCGGTGTACTTCGCCCTGCCGAGGGCGGCCCGAAACGGTGCGCTGGCTGTCGCGAGCTACCTGTTCTACGGCTGGGCCAATCCCGTCTTCCTGCCGCTGATGCTCGCCTCCACGGTGCTCGACTACGGCGCCGGCCGGGTGATCGCCCGCCATGGCCGGAGCGTCGTTGGCCGTTGGGCGGTAGCCGCTTCGGTAACCGGCAATCTGCTGATGCTCGGCTACTTCAAGTATGCCGGCTTCGTCTACTCGTCGCTGACCGAGGCCCTCGGCCTGCCGCCCATCGACGGCACCCTGTTCGCCGTCACCTTGCCGCTGGGGATCAGCTTCTACACCTTCCAGTCGATGAGCTACACGCTGGACCTGTGGCGCGGCCGCGCCGAGGTGCAGAAGAATCTGGTCGATTTCGCCTGCTATGTGTCGATGTTCCCGCAGCTCGTAGCGGGGCCGATCCTGCGCTACTCGGAGTTGGCCGACCAGCTCGTGGAGCGGGGCCACAGCTTCGCAAAGGCGTCCCGCGGCGTGGCCTTCTTCGCCCTCGGCATGGCCAAGAAGATTCTTCTGGCGAACCCTTGCGGCGAAATCGCCGATGCCTGTTTCCGGACCGTCGGCCTCGGTCCGCTGGAGGCCTGGTACGGTGCCTTCGCCTACGGCTTCCAGATCTACTTCGATTTTTCCGGTTACAGCGACATGGCGATCGGCCTGGGCTTGATTCTGGGCTTTGCCTTCCCGAAGAACTTCGACTCGCCCTACCGCGCCACCTCGATCACCGACTTCTGGCGCCGCTGGCACATTTCGCTGTCGGCCTGGCTGCGCGACTACCTCTACATCCCCCTCGGCGGCAACCGCCGGGGCCGCCTTCCGACCTACCGCAACCTCGCCCTGGTGATGCTCCTGGGAGGCCTGTGGCACGGCGCCGCCTGGACCTTCGTTGCCTGGGGCGCCTTCCACGGTGGGCTGCTGGCGACGGAGCGGCTCATCCGAGAGCGCGGCTGGGCGGAGCGATGGCGGCGCTGGCTGCCGGCCCCGCTGCAGGTGTCCCCTCTGAAAATGGCCGGCACTTTCCTGCTGGTCACCCTCGGCTGGGTGCTCTTCCGGGCCGAGGACATCGCCGCCGCCGGCCGCTATTACCGCTCGATGTTCGGCCTCTCCGAGGCGAGCGCCGCCGCCGGCCTGCTCTCGGGAATCGTCTACGTGCCGGCCTTGACGGTGCCCTTCGCCCTGGCGGCGGTGATCGTCTGGCGCTCACCGCAGACCTGGGACTGGAGCCGGGTGCTCACCCCGCTGCGCGCCGTCGCCGCCCTCGGTCTCTTCGCCGCCTCCCTGGCAGTGCTCGAACTGCAGGGCCACAATCCCTTCATCTACTTCATCTTCTGA
- a CDS encoding LamG-like jellyroll fold domain-containing protein has protein sequence MAFSAARLPSSLVTFGWIVLALVAALAVSWLNLTPADAGFRPAAPTGSTAPAGAGRTLAEAALGPGWVAWESNREGEWRIYRRSLDGSPAERLSPEDPGWRHCCPHISPEGDSLVYLRFRPGGPRPWSGELMLQDVASGESRRLAAARVPSEHRVALWRSSEELIFIGADGHTALLQASSGEIRPLTGEPHPKDGWIVNAPLTFATSGVPDFSPFEAATGEILPRQPLGGCQPYFSADGRWGFWIAGAGGPVRQVELATGTSRGILDKGDHRLPPDRGYLYFPMLSRDQSLLAWGASGGEHDFQQADYDVWLAEVDPESLELVGPPVAVSEDPATDRFPDVYRRPLALGRHGGEAPVIVDFAAPRPARWDFGDGLKGEVRTAARHTFEAAGSYRVIAETPAGERFEGQVRVRSRKPPQVTGLRVVGPRRLEVSFDEPVRVAAMARIFLASDLAVAGRRLDESGRRLILDLAADLEAADTLNLAGILDRAVPPNEMAAVSRPIPAPRWPAGREALAFLWRDGSAPNLVPAPSGAGERTFVLRARGEARIDGRGAMRPSGGYFESAEAGGAIRRAAQGANRLSFEVRFVPLGTSQPRPRTVVALGAGRRGGHLAVTQEGDRLVLRLRTAGRNRPVPPVELFPVAAGEAVHLTVTFEPGALRAYRDGHAVDLGAAGRRLGDFFHWRDQPLRFGEGWAGNGVNAAAWTGAIDAVAFYGRVLSPAEVAESHRRLDRETATPVAAAIVEAELVARSPTPSLDEITPYDRALAVYEYRILRRLAGRGVELTANDRLRVAHWVLLDGRSTREGAWTVGQRARLRLEPFAANPQLEGRYLADEIDGPGPLYFAARPLVEAAP, from the coding sequence ATGGCCTTCTCCGCCGCCCGCCTCCCTTCCTCGCTCGTCACTTTCGGCTGGATCGTGCTGGCCCTCGTCGCCGCGCTAGCAGTTTCCTGGCTAAACCTGACGCCGGCCGATGCCGGTTTTCGACCTGCCGCGCCCACGGGTTCCACCGCGCCGGCCGGGGCGGGACGGACCCTCGCCGAGGCCGCCCTCGGTCCCGGCTGGGTGGCTTGGGAATCGAACCGCGAGGGCGAGTGGCGGATCTACCGGCGCTCCCTCGACGGCTCGCCGGCCGAGCGGCTGAGCCCCGAGGACCCCGGCTGGCGGCACTGCTGCCCGCACATTTCGCCAGAGGGTGACTCCCTCGTCTACCTGCGCTTCCGGCCCGGCGGCCCGCGTCCCTGGTCCGGGGAACTGATGCTGCAGGACGTCGCAAGCGGCGAAAGCCGCCGCCTGGCCGCCGCCCGGGTGCCTTCGGAACACCGGGTGGCCCTGTGGCGATCGTCGGAGGAGCTGATCTTCATCGGTGCGGACGGCCACACGGCGCTCTTGCAAGCGTCCAGCGGTGAGATCCGCCCGTTGACCGGCGAGCCGCACCCGAAGGACGGCTGGATCGTCAACGCGCCGCTGACCTTCGCCACCAGCGGCGTTCCCGATTTTTCGCCTTTCGAGGCGGCGACCGGTGAGATCCTGCCGCGCCAACCTCTGGGGGGCTGCCAGCCCTACTTCAGCGCCGATGGGCGCTGGGGCTTCTGGATCGCCGGCGCCGGCGGCCCGGTGCGGCAGGTCGAACTGGCCACCGGCACCAGCCGCGGAATCCTCGACAAGGGCGACCACCGGTTGCCGCCGGATCGCGGCTATCTCTACTTCCCGATGTTGTCCCGGGACCAGAGCCTTCTCGCCTGGGGTGCCTCCGGCGGTGAGCACGACTTCCAGCAGGCGGACTACGACGTGTGGCTGGCGGAGGTGGATCCCGAGTCTCTGGAGTTGGTGGGGCCACCGGTGGCGGTGAGCGAGGATCCGGCGACGGACCGCTTTCCGGACGTCTACCGCCGCCCTCTCGCCCTCGGCCGTCACGGCGGGGAAGCGCCGGTCATCGTCGACTTCGCCGCACCGCGACCGGCGCGGTGGGATTTCGGCGACGGTCTGAAAGGCGAAGTGCGCACCGCCGCCCGCCATACCTTCGAGGCCGCGGGCAGTTACCGGGTGATCGCCGAAACGCCGGCCGGCGAGCGCTTCGAGGGGCAGGTGCGGGTGAGGTCGCGCAAGCCCCCGCAGGTTACGGGCTTGCGGGTGGTGGGGCCGCGCCGGCTGGAGGTGTCCTTCGACGAGCCGGTGAGGGTGGCGGCAATGGCCCGTATCTTTCTCGCTTCGGACCTGGCGGTGGCCGGCCGGCGCCTCGACGAGTCCGGGCGGCGGCTGATCCTCGATCTGGCGGCGGATCTCGAAGCGGCCGATACCCTGAACCTCGCCGGCATCCTGGACCGGGCCGTGCCGCCGAACGAGATGGCGGCGGTCAGCCGGCCGATTCCCGCTCCTCGCTGGCCGGCGGGGCGAGAGGCTCTGGCTTTTCTGTGGCGCGACGGCTCGGCGCCCAACCTGGTGCCGGCGCCGTCCGGAGCCGGCGAGCGCACCTTCGTGCTGCGGGCACGGGGCGAGGCCCGCATCGACGGCCGCGGCGCCATGCGTCCGTCCGGCGGCTACTTCGAGTCGGCGGAGGCGGGAGGCGCCATCCGCCGCGCTGCCCAGGGAGCCAACCGCCTGTCCTTCGAAGTGAGATTCGTGCCCCTCGGCACTTCGCAGCCGCGCCCGAGGACCGTGGTGGCCCTCGGCGCCGGCCGGCGGGGAGGGCATCTCGCCGTCACCCAGGAGGGCGACCGCCTGGTGCTGCGGCTGCGCACCGCCGGCCGCAACCGGCCGGTGCCGCCGGTGGAGCTGTTCCCGGTGGCGGCCGGCGAGGCGGTGCATCTGACGGTCACCTTCGAACCGGGCGCGCTGCGCGCTTATCGCGACGGCCACGCGGTGGATCTGGGCGCCGCCGGCCGCCGCCTGGGCGACTTCTTCCACTGGCGGGACCAGCCCCTGCGCTTCGGCGAGGGCTGGGCCGGCAACGGAGTGAACGCCGCCGCCTGGACAGGGGCTATCGATGCGGTGGCCTTCTACGGCCGGGTGTTGTCGCCGGCGGAGGTGGCGGAGAGCCATCGGCGCCTGGACCGGGAAACGGCAACGCCGGTCGCCGCTGCGATCGTGGAGGCGGAGCTGGTGGCGCGCTCGCCGACCCCGTCTCTGGACGAGATCACTCCCTATGATCGCGCCCTGGCGGTATACGAGTACCGGATTCTGCGGCGGCTGGCGGGCCGGGGAGTGGAGCTCACCGCCAACGACCGTCTGCGGGTGGCCCACTGGGTGCTGCTCGACGGCCGAAGCACGCGGGAGGGCGCCTGGACCGTCGGCCAGCGCGCTCGCCTGCGTCTGGAGCCGTTCGCGGCCAACCCGCAGCTCGAAGGGCGCTACCTGGCCGATGAGATCGACGGTCCCGGGCCGCTGTACTTCGCCGCCCGGCCGCTGGTGGAGGCTGCGCCCTAG